A genomic window from Vigna radiata var. radiata cultivar VC1973A chromosome 2, Vradiata_ver6, whole genome shotgun sequence includes:
- the LOC106755918 gene encoding dynein light chain 2, cytoplasmic translates to MLEGKAVIGETDMLQTMQQDAMDLASKALDVFDVTEAIEIARFIKKEFDRMHGPGWQCIVGTDFGSFVTHCCGCFIYFCLGNLAILLFRGSAAPEAHENQFSALEAAKA, encoded by the exons ATGCTTGAAGGCAAGGCTGTAATTGGTGAGACTGACATGCTTCAGACCATGCAGCAAGATGCCATGGATTTAGCTTCCAAAGCACTTGATGTCTTTGATGTCACTGAAGCCATTGAGATTGCCAGATTTATAAAGAAg GAATTTGATAGGATGCATGGACCTGGTTGGCAGTGTATTGTAGGAACTGATTTTGGTTCATTTGTGACCCACTGTTGTGGCTGTTTTATCTATTTCTGTTTGGGTAACTTAGCCATTTTGCTCTTCAGGGGCTCAGCTGCTCCAGAGGCACATGAAAATCAGTTCTCAGCTCTAGAGGCAGCCAAagcataa